One part of the Candidatus Limnocylindrales bacterium genome encodes these proteins:
- the lnt gene encoding apolipoprotein N-acyltransferase, translating to MRKYLKKISLAFLSGILLVLIFPKFNLELLAWIALIPLLYAIQEESLKNTFWLGWLAGVTYYLGSLYWITVTMVRYGGINLPSSIGILLLLAVYLALYVGLFTLIIQYLQGKKAGMNSFLLRWPLGRAGSRQGLISTLPIAISAPIVWTALEYIRSFFFIGFPWNNLGYSQFLMSPVVQIAEFTGVYGVSFLIVLINVTLYTLFFSQESQVFKGKLLVFSSLGLILTLSYGFYVLAHPGVSKEALTATVVQGNIDQGIKWNPRYQEQVFETYERLSLQSLSQKPDLIVWPETAVPFFFNFDPPRREELIRLVREMKVHLVFGGIDARPGRRGQDYVYLNSAFFLSPEGKLLDKYDKIELVPFGEYVPYQKVFFFVDKITKAVGELEPGREYKVMALGNHKFGVVICFEVIFPNLVRKFIDRGANFMVNITNDAWFGRTAGPYQHMAMVTFRSIENRIPIIRAANTGISSFVDPYGRIIASTDLFVETALTHNIFPGNSRTFYTRFGDIFAYICLGLFFGFLGSNYFATRTQRFEDRRSK from the coding sequence TTGCGTAAATACTTAAAAAAAATTTCATTGGCTTTCCTCTCCGGTATCCTCCTGGTGCTTATATTTCCTAAGTTTAACCTGGAGTTACTCGCCTGGATTGCTTTAATTCCTCTTTTGTACGCTATCCAGGAAGAGAGCTTGAAAAACACGTTTTGGTTGGGATGGCTAGCCGGAGTAACTTATTATTTAGGATCTTTATACTGGATTACCGTGACCATGGTCCGGTATGGAGGGATTAATCTTCCTTCCAGTATAGGGATCTTGCTATTGCTGGCCGTATATCTGGCCCTTTATGTAGGCCTTTTTACCTTGATCATCCAATACCTACAGGGAAAAAAAGCCGGAATGAATTCTTTTCTCCTTCGATGGCCGCTAGGCCGGGCAGGTTCAAGGCAGGGTTTGATATCGACCCTTCCCATAGCTATCTCCGCTCCGATAGTCTGGACTGCTCTGGAGTATATTCGATCCTTTTTCTTTATTGGATTTCCCTGGAATAACCTGGGGTATTCTCAATTTCTCATGAGTCCTGTGGTACAGATTGCCGAGTTTACCGGGGTATACGGGGTTTCGTTTTTGATCGTTCTTATAAACGTAACGCTTTATACCCTCTTTTTCTCCCAGGAGTCTCAAGTTTTTAAAGGAAAGCTCCTTGTATTTAGCTCTCTGGGTTTGATTCTAACTCTGAGCTATGGTTTTTATGTGTTAGCCCATCCTGGAGTTTCTAAAGAGGCTCTTACGGCTACTGTGGTACAGGGGAATATTGATCAGGGTATTAAATGGAATCCTCGCTATCAGGAGCAGGTTTTTGAAACCTATGAAAGGCTTTCTCTACAGTCACTATCTCAAAAACCGGATTTAATAGTCTGGCCTGAAACTGCGGTTCCTTTTTTCTTTAATTTTGATCCCCCCAGGCGGGAAGAATTAATCCGACTGGTTCGGGAAATGAAAGTCCATTTAGTTTTTGGGGGCATAGATGCCAGGCCAGGTCGTAGGGGTCAAGACTACGTTTATTTAAACAGCGCTTTTTTCTTATCTCCAGAGGGAAAACTCTTAGATAAATACGATAAGATCGAGCTGGTCCCCTTTGGGGAATATGTACCTTATCAAAAGGTTTTTTTCTTCGTAGATAAAATCACTAAGGCCGTGGGAGAGTTGGAACCTGGAAGAGAGTATAAGGTTATGGCGTTGGGAAATCACAAGTTTGGCGTGGTTATTTGTTTTGAAGTAATTTTTCCAAATCTGGTAAGGAAATTTATTGACAGAGGAGCTAATTTTATGGTTAATATAACCAACGATGCCTGGTTTGGCCGAACGGCAGGTCCTTATCAACATATGGCGATGGTGACCTTCCGTTCCATTGAGAATCGGATTCCTATAATTCGGGCCGCAAATACAGGCATATCCAGCTTTGTAGATCCCTATGGTCGTATTATAGCCAGTACCGATCTTTTTGTAGAAACTGCCTTAACGCATAACATCTTCCCAGGTAACTCTAGGACTTTCTATACCCGATTCGGAGATATTTTTGCTTATATCTGCTTGGGTCTATTTTTTGGGTTTCTGGGTAGCAACTATTTTGCCACCCGGACACAAAGATTTGAAGATAGAAGATCGAAGTAG
- a CDS encoding ADP-ribosylation factor-like protein, with product MAQFNYSTKEIIAKLVYYGPSLGGKTTNLQVLHKILDPTSRGNLFSLETEADRTLFFDLLPINLGIRKGIELRLKVYTVPGQVKYNSTRRMVLTGADGIVFVADSGVSRYNDNIESFQNLIENLAVNSINIHEIPLVLQYNKRDLPDILSVETLEKKLNFRNVPSFESVAIEGKGVLESFIGILKGIMIHFAEKYHLAKGEAGIARLVEQVEKNLMEHVQKGQKIQNSVIQPQGSQVHPEPKEPKL from the coding sequence ATGGCACAGTTTAATTATAGCACAAAGGAAATTATAGCAAAACTTGTTTACTATGGACCTTCCCTGGGTGGTAAAACGACGAATTTGCAAGTCCTTCATAAAATCCTGGATCCCACCAGTCGCGGTAATTTATTCTCCCTGGAAACAGAGGCAGATCGAACCTTATTTTTTGATTTACTTCCCATTAATTTGGGAATAAGGAAGGGAATAGAACTTCGTTTGAAGGTTTATACGGTTCCAGGTCAGGTAAAATATAACTCTACACGACGTATGGTTTTAACGGGAGCCGATGGGATTGTATTTGTTGCAGACTCTGGGGTAAGCCGCTATAACGATAACATAGAAAGCTTTCAGAATTTGATCGAGAACCTGGCCGTAAATTCAATCAATATCCATGAAATTCCCCTGGTTTTACAATATAATAAACGAGATTTACCGGATATTTTATCGGTTGAAACCTTAGAGAAGAAACTCAATTTTAGAAATGTACCTTCCTTTGAATCGGTAGCCATCGAAGGAAAAGGAGTTCTGGAGAGTTTCATCGGAATCCTTAAGGGTATAATGATCCATTTTGCAGAAAAGTATCACCTTGCTAAAGGTGAAGCTGGGATTGCTAGACTCGTTGAACAGGTGGAAAAGAATCTAATGGAACATGTGCAGAAAGGGCAAAAAATCCAAAACTCTGTTATCCAACCTCAAGGATCACAGGTTCATCCGGAACCTAAGGAGCCAAAATTGTAG
- a CDS encoding ArsA family ATPase, whose translation MRIILFTGKGGVGKTSISAASALRSAQVGHKTLVMSLDAAHSLSDSFDLDQRLLDHKKGALIQLEEKLWLQEVDVQEEIQRHWGEVYKYLAMLLNTSGLDEILAEELAILPGMEEVSSLLYINQYTREKAFDVIMLDCAPTGESLRFISLPTTLEWYMRKVFKVEKNLMKVMRPVMSTLYSVPLPDDSYFESIQSLYDKLEGVDKLLNDPAITTVRLITNPEKIIIKETQRAFMYFCLYGLCIDAIVVNRILPPQVSDEYFTHWMNTQDRHLSQLEEYFTPVPIWKVNLFKDEIVGKEDLVHLAEALYADKDPTQVFYAESPYKFLKENRHYQVQIKLPFVSKADIDLSKSADELIIRIGNFKKNMVLPRRIAGAKPSGARVEGNTLTVFFETLEE comes from the coding sequence ATGCGAATTATATTATTTACGGGCAAAGGTGGCGTAGGAAAAACGAGTATCTCGGCAGCTTCCGCTTTGAGATCGGCCCAGGTGGGCCATAAAACCCTGGTGATGTCTTTAGATGCGGCCCATAGCCTTTCAGATTCCTTTGACTTAGACCAAAGGCTCCTGGATCATAAAAAGGGAGCTTTGATCCAGCTTGAGGAGAAACTGTGGTTGCAAGAAGTTGATGTACAGGAAGAAATTCAAAGGCATTGGGGAGAAGTTTATAAATACCTTGCCATGTTATTAAACACTTCTGGCTTAGATGAAATCCTGGCCGAAGAATTGGCGATTCTTCCCGGCATGGAAGAAGTCAGCTCTCTGCTTTACATCAATCAATACACCAGAGAAAAAGCATTTGATGTCATCATGCTAGACTGCGCCCCAACTGGAGAATCTTTGAGATTTATCAGTCTCCCCACGACCCTGGAATGGTATATGCGGAAAGTTTTTAAGGTTGAAAAAAATCTCATGAAGGTCATGCGACCGGTCATGTCAACCCTGTATTCTGTTCCATTGCCGGATGATAGCTATTTTGAATCTATTCAGTCTCTGTATGACAAATTAGAGGGAGTAGATAAATTACTGAATGATCCGGCTATCACAACGGTTCGTTTGATAACCAATCCTGAAAAAATCATCATCAAAGAGACCCAACGGGCTTTCATGTACTTTTGTCTCTATGGGCTTTGTATCGATGCCATTGTGGTCAATCGAATTCTACCCCCTCAGGTCTCCGACGAATACTTTACCCATTGGATGAATACCCAGGACCGCCACCTGAGTCAGTTAGAGGAGTATTTTACGCCCGTTCCCATCTGGAAGGTTAACCTTTTTAAAGATGAAATTGTAGGTAAGGAAGATCTGGTCCATCTGGCAGAAGCTCTGTATGCCGATAAAGATCCAACTCAGGTTTTCTATGCCGAGAGCCCTTATAAATTTCTAAAAGAGAACCGGCACTATCAAGTTCAGATTAAACTTCCTTTCGTCTCTAAAGCCGATATCGATTTAAGTAAAAGCGCCGATGAGCTTATTATTCGTATTGGAAATTTTAAGAAAAATATGGTTCTCCCCAGACGGATTGCCGGTGCGAAACCCTCTGGAGCCAGAGTTGAAGGAAATACTTTAACGGTCTTTTTTGAAACCCTGGAAGAATAG
- the hisC gene encoding histidinol-phosphate transaminase — translation MGRLHDLIRSEIIALEAYHAEEEICKIKLDANENSFPFPLELRKEMASLIENLPFNRYPDPSARELRAVLAERLSDSKNSVNSDMILVGNGSDELIQMILLVCGGDSGRVLIPTPTFAMYKILAQILGQKPIEIPLEADFDLNLEKMLARIDSDQPRITFLSYPNNPTGNSFSREKILKILEASQGVVVIDEAYFDFSKKTFLPLLSDYENLIILRTFSKIGAAGLRVGFLIAHEKMVRQFNKVRLPFNLNLFSQAAAKLILENRTYLDRQVMQLIQERERLYQILRGFSYLNPFPSDANFILVRTKMDAAFLHQELIKRDILVRNLSKPGPLFNCLRIGVGTPEENRLLCKALEEIKDQRPES, via the coding sequence ATGGGAAGATTACATGATCTAATTCGGAGTGAAATCATCGCCCTGGAGGCATATCATGCAGAAGAGGAGATTTGTAAGATCAAATTGGATGCCAATGAAAATTCCTTTCCTTTTCCCCTTGAACTTCGGAAAGAAATGGCTTCTCTCATAGAGAACTTGCCTTTTAACAGATATCCAGATCCTTCTGCAAGGGAACTAAGGGCTGTTTTAGCCGAAAGGTTATCTGATTCGAAAAATTCCGTAAATTCTGATATGATTTTGGTGGGAAACGGCTCTGATGAATTGATTCAGATGATACTTCTGGTATGTGGTGGGGACTCGGGTCGTGTTCTTATTCCCACTCCTACCTTTGCCATGTATAAAATCTTGGCTCAGATCTTGGGTCAGAAACCCATAGAAATTCCTCTGGAAGCGGATTTTGATTTGAATTTAGAGAAAATGCTGGCACGAATCGATTCCGATCAGCCCCGGATTACCTTCTTGAGTTATCCGAATAATCCTACCGGAAATAGCTTCTCCCGGGAGAAAATATTAAAAATTCTCGAGGCTTCCCAGGGAGTTGTCGTCATAGATGAAGCCTATTTTGATTTTTCCAAAAAAACCTTTCTCCCTCTTTTGTCTGACTATGAGAATCTTATTATTTTGAGGACTTTTTCTAAAATTGGTGCTGCGGGATTACGGGTTGGGTTCCTCATCGCCCATGAGAAGATGGTTCGGCAATTCAACAAGGTCCGGCTTCCCTTCAATTTAAATCTTTTTTCACAAGCCGCTGCCAAATTAATTTTGGAAAATCGTACCTATCTGGATCGGCAGGTTATGCAACTTATCCAGGAGAGGGAAAGGCTTTACCAGATCTTACGGGGTTTTTCTTATCTGAACCCTTTTCCATCCGACGCCAATTTTATTTTAGTTAGAACTAAAATGGACGCTGCATTTCTCCATCAAGAGTTGATAAAGCGAGACATCTTAGTTCGTAACTTAAGTAAGCCTGGTCCTCTTTTTAATTGTCTTCGTATAGGAGTTGGCACTCCAGAAGAGAACAGGTTGTTATGTAAAGCATTGGAGGAAATTAAAGATCAAAGGCCAGAATCCTAA
- the hisH gene encoding imidazole glycerol phosphate synthase subunit HisH yields MTMIAIIDYGMANLHSVQKGFEKVGHRAVITSDPQVIAMASGLVLPGVGAFKVCMDNLVKRDLVQPLYQWIEKGKPFLGICVGLQLLFTESEEFGNCKGLDIFKGKVKRFSGALKVPHMGWNNITIRRPAPIFQGIKDQSYFYFVHSYYVDAEEPEIIAATTEYGISFTSVIWKDHILGCQFHPEKSQALGLRLLKNFGDWVLLQSR; encoded by the coding sequence ATGACCATGATTGCCATCATAGATTATGGCATGGCCAATCTGCATAGTGTTCAAAAGGGATTCGAAAAGGTTGGTCACCGGGCTGTGATCACCAGTGATCCTCAGGTTATAGCCATGGCCTCGGGATTGGTTTTACCGGGGGTTGGAGCCTTTAAAGTTTGCATGGATAACCTGGTCAAACGAGATTTGGTGCAGCCCCTCTACCAATGGATCGAAAAGGGAAAACCTTTTTTGGGAATTTGTGTGGGATTACAACTTCTCTTTACCGAAAGTGAAGAATTTGGTAATTGTAAGGGCTTGGATATTTTCAAAGGGAAGGTAAAGCGATTTTCCGGGGCGTTAAAAGTTCCTCATATGGGCTGGAATAATATAACCATCCGACGACCGGCTCCCATCTTTCAGGGGATTAAGGATCAATCCTACTTCTATTTTGTCCATTCCTATTATGTAGATGCTGAGGAACCTGAAATTATTGCAGCCACCACGGAGTATGGAATATCCTTTACTTCGGTGATTTGGAAGGATCATATCTTGGGGTGTCAATTCCATCCAGAGAAGAGTCAGGCTTTAGGATTAAGGCTTCTAAAGAATTTCGGTGATTGGGTACTTCTCCAGAGTCGGTAG
- a CDS encoding response regulator codes for MKTIQILLIDDDPGVRDAFSALLIRCGYRVFTAEDGLTALSFLKEKEVDVILCDVKMPGMDGIEVLKKAKEIHPDTPFIMVTAHAAEEAAIEATRLGAFDYVLKPSNIQDVDLTIKRALENRYLVLENKKLMEELKRLNRSLEEKVKQRTIELEQAMSKLREAYRELEELDKTKSIFVSIASHELRTPLMVMEGYVKLALDGIGGSLNEEQKHLLEQALKGTDRLKEIVNNLIDLSKANIGELTINLQNINIRDVIDYTLATFQRAAQERNILIRVHDFDRVPIVHGDPERLKQVFFHLISNAIKFTPDGGWIELRWKNSQISNSEGISQPAIEILVKDTGIGIDPREQKKIFEPFYEVGDPLHHSTDKTKFMGRGIGIGLTIVKNIIEGHGGMVWVESEGVGHGSEFHVVLPTLEKYPITEIL; via the coding sequence TTGAAAACAATTCAAATCTTACTCATAGATGACGACCCGGGAGTTCGAGACGCCTTTTCAGCCTTATTGATAAGATGTGGGTATCGAGTATTTACGGCTGAAGATGGCCTCACGGCTTTGTCTTTCTTAAAAGAAAAGGAAGTGGATGTGATTCTCTGCGATGTGAAAATGCCTGGAATGGATGGAATAGAGGTTCTTAAGAAGGCAAAAGAGATTCATCCCGATACCCCTTTTATTATGGTTACTGCCCATGCTGCTGAAGAAGCTGCCATTGAAGCAACCCGATTAGGAGCTTTCGATTACGTTCTAAAACCCTCTAATATCCAGGATGTTGATCTGACCATTAAAAGAGCCCTGGAGAACCGCTATTTGGTCCTGGAAAATAAAAAATTGATGGAAGAGTTGAAAAGACTGAACCGAAGTCTGGAGGAAAAAGTTAAGCAAAGGACCATAGAACTCGAACAGGCTATGTCCAAATTGAGGGAAGCTTATCGAGAATTAGAAGAATTGGATAAAACCAAGTCTATTTTTGTCTCCATTGCGTCCCATGAGTTGAGAACGCCTTTGATGGTGATGGAGGGTTATGTAAAACTGGCTCTAGACGGTATAGGAGGCTCGTTGAATGAAGAGCAAAAACATCTGTTAGAACAGGCCTTAAAGGGTACGGACCGTCTTAAAGAAATTGTGAATAACCTGATAGATCTCTCTAAAGCAAATATCGGAGAGCTTACCATCAATCTACAAAATATCAATATTCGAGATGTTATCGATTATACCCTTGCAACCTTCCAACGAGCCGCCCAAGAAAGAAATATTTTGATCCGGGTTCATGATTTTGACCGTGTACCTATCGTACACGGAGACCCGGAAAGATTAAAGCAAGTATTTTTTCATCTTATCAGCAATGCCATCAAATTTACTCCGGATGGGGGTTGGATAGAGTTACGATGGAAAAACTCCCAGATCTCAAACAGTGAGGGCATATCCCAACCTGCCATAGAAATTCTGGTTAAAGATACGGGCATAGGTATCGATCCAAGGGAACAAAAGAAAATCTTCGAGCCCTTTTATGAAGTCGGGGACCCCTTACATCATAGTACCGATAAAACAAAGTTCATGGGGAGGGGAATCGGAATCGGCTTAACCATTGTAAAAAATATCATAGAAGGTCACGGGGGAATGGTATGGGTGGAAAGCGAAGGGGTAGGACATGGAAGCGAATTTCATGTGGTCCTACCGACTCTGGAGAAGTACCCAATCACCGAAATTCTTTAG
- a CDS encoding bifunctional 3,4-dihydroxy-2-butanone-4-phosphate synthase/GTP cyclohydrolase II — protein MFEYKFDMIPEAIEDIRAGKLVIVIDDGEPENEGDLVCAAEKVTPELINFMVTYGRGLVCLPMTRDRLNELELPLMVPEGTSVDKTAFTVSIDAKQGITTGISAADRAKTILTAVNPNTKPKDLLRPGHVFPILARRGGVLRRAGRPEAAVDLARMAGLYPAGVICGILNDDGTVARLPDLMEFRARHHLKIITIADLIKFRVKQERFVSRVATLQLPTPYGTFKAICYQNELDHQPHLALVYGDILAKESTLVRVHSQCLTGDVFGSQRCDCGEQLHTAMQMIQQEGAGVLIYMQQEGRGIGLANKLKAYELQDQGRDTVEANEELGFKADLRDYGIGAQMLVDLGVKNIRLITNNPRKIVGLEGYNLKVVERVPIEIKPSASNIKYLTTKRKKLGHLLNV, from the coding sequence ATGTTCGAGTATAAATTTGATATGATTCCAGAAGCAATAGAAGACATTCGGGCTGGAAAGCTGGTCATTGTTATAGACGATGGCGAGCCGGAGAATGAAGGAGATTTAGTGTGTGCGGCAGAGAAGGTAACTCCCGAATTGATTAATTTTATGGTGACCTATGGAAGAGGACTGGTCTGTTTACCTATGACCCGGGATCGGCTTAATGAATTGGAGCTTCCTTTAATGGTTCCCGAGGGCACTTCGGTGGATAAGACCGCCTTTACCGTTTCCATCGATGCAAAACAAGGGATTACAACCGGCATTTCTGCCGCAGACCGTGCAAAAACTATCCTGACAGCCGTTAATCCCAACACCAAACCCAAGGATCTCCTTCGACCCGGTCATGTCTTTCCCATACTCGCTCGGAGAGGAGGTGTTTTACGCAGAGCAGGACGCCCAGAGGCGGCGGTGGATTTGGCGCGAATGGCAGGCTTATACCCTGCCGGAGTCATCTGTGGTATCCTCAATGATGATGGTACTGTAGCACGACTTCCCGACCTCATGGAGTTCCGGGCTCGACATCATCTTAAAATCATTACCATAGCAGATTTAATAAAATTTCGTGTAAAACAGGAACGGTTTGTGAGTCGGGTTGCAACTCTTCAACTTCCTACCCCATATGGTACGTTCAAAGCGATCTGTTATCAAAACGAACTGGATCATCAACCCCATCTTGCTTTGGTTTATGGAGATATTTTAGCGAAGGAAAGTACTCTGGTCAGGGTTCACTCTCAATGTTTGACGGGAGATGTGTTTGGATCGCAACGTTGTGATTGTGGTGAACAGCTACACACGGCTATGCAGATGATTCAGCAAGAAGGGGCTGGCGTCCTGATCTATATGCAACAAGAAGGACGTGGTATTGGTTTGGCTAATAAGTTAAAGGCTTACGAACTTCAAGATCAGGGGCGAGACACTGTAGAGGCCAATGAAGAGCTGGGTTTTAAGGCGGACCTACGAGATTATGGGATTGGCGCTCAAATGTTGGTTGATCTCGGGGTAAAAAATATCCGTTTGATTACGAACAATCCGAGGAAAATTGTCGGTCTGGAAGGATACAATTTAAAAGTAGTCGAAAGAGTTCCCATTGAGATAAAACCCTCTGCCTCTAACATAAAGTATTTAACAACTAAGCGAAAAAAGTTAGGGCACCTGCTGAATGTGTAA
- a CDS encoding trypsin-like peptidase domain-containing protein, whose amino-acid sequence MANVGKVVVSLALIFSLYSIYNNLIKPSWLRNVSGSDKGSIFETGNLNLHTAQLETIFIEMAEKASPAVVNVRGERLQGKSLVDYLPDWGKFFMNWLDSKPSNWDKKKWILPRSQGSGFIINRKGYIVTNYHVIEDADRIVITLFDNKKLTATLIGADSETDLALLKVNALEELPVLFLGNSKSVRVGEWVVAIGNPFGLSHSLTVGVISGTGRSMGITTYEDFIQTDASINYGNSGGPLLNIKGEAIGMNTAIIPDSEGIGFAIPANIIRKVIDDIAQKGQVIRGWLGIEIQSLTPELAEAFEVPAEDGVLINQVYRGSPAYEGGLQRGDIIVEYDHRKVSSPRELKSLVANTPIGEVVELVVKRDKNLQVVKVVVGQRL is encoded by the coding sequence ATGGCAAATGTTGGAAAAGTCGTTGTAAGTTTGGCATTGATTTTCTCTCTCTATTCTATCTATAATAATCTGATCAAACCCTCTTGGTTAAGGAATGTTTCTGGTTCAGACAAGGGAAGTATATTCGAGACAGGAAACTTAAATCTCCATACGGCTCAACTGGAGACCATTTTTATAGAAATGGCTGAAAAAGCCAGTCCGGCAGTGGTAAATGTCAGAGGGGAGCGCCTTCAAGGAAAAAGCCTGGTGGATTATCTCCCCGACTGGGGGAAATTCTTCATGAACTGGTTGGATTCAAAACCATCCAACTGGGATAAGAAAAAATGGATTCTTCCCAGAAGTCAGGGGTCTGGGTTTATTATTAATCGGAAGGGCTACATCGTCACCAATTATCATGTAATCGAGGATGCCGATCGGATCGTTATCACGCTTTTTGATAATAAAAAATTGACAGCTACCCTCATCGGGGCGGATTCGGAGACCGATCTGGCCCTTCTCAAGGTCAATGCTTTAGAAGAATTGCCGGTTTTATTTTTAGGAAACTCAAAGTCTGTAAGGGTTGGGGAATGGGTCGTAGCCATCGGGAATCCTTTTGGGCTCAGTCATAGTCTCACTGTGGGAGTTATAAGTGGGACAGGGCGATCCATGGGGATCACAACCTATGAAGATTTTATTCAAACAGATGCCTCTATCAATTATGGTAACAGTGGAGGTCCCTTGCTCAACATTAAAGGGGAGGCTATCGGTATGAATACCGCCATTATTCCAGACAGTGAAGGGATTGGTTTTGCCATTCCGGCAAATATTATCCGAAAAGTCATTGATGATATCGCTCAAAAAGGCCAGGTCATTCGAGGCTGGCTGGGGATCGAAATTCAATCGCTAACCCCTGAGCTGGCCGAAGCCTTCGAAGTCCCGGCTGAGGACGGGGTTCTCATCAACCAGGTTTATCGAGGAAGCCCTGCTTACGAAGGGGGGCTGCAAAGAGGAGATATTATCGTTGAGTATGATCATCGAAAAGTCTCTTCCCCCAGGGAGTTAAAAAGTCTGGTGGCCAATACCCCCATCGGGGAAGTTGTTGAATTGGTGGTGAAAAGGGATAAAAACCTTCAAGTTGTCAAAGTAGTCGTCGGACAACGCTTGTAG
- a CDS encoding bifunctional precorrin-2 dehydrogenase/sirohydrochlorin ferrochelatase has translation MSYYPIHVDLRGRRCLVIGGGKVAERKVRSLITCQAEITIVSPEVTIGLKDLIEKKKLLYLQKKYQESDLDQAFLVIAATDQSEVNRQIYRDALRRNLLVNVVDSPECCNFIMPAFVKRGDLLLSVSTGGKSPALAGKIRKKWEDEFGEEYQLFLEVLGELREKIQGHIQDPLLRKKLIHQILDSDLLDLLRQGDFESAHERKLALLKEIGRYEG, from the coding sequence ATGTCGTACTACCCCATCCACGTGGATCTAAGAGGTCGAAGATGCCTGGTTATAGGAGGGGGAAAAGTGGCCGAACGTAAAGTTCGGTCTCTGATAACCTGTCAAGCAGAAATAACCATCGTCAGTCCTGAAGTAACCATCGGATTGAAAGACCTGATCGAGAAGAAAAAGTTATTATACCTTCAAAAAAAATACCAGGAATCGGATTTAGACCAGGCCTTTTTGGTGATAGCCGCGACGGATCAGTCCGAAGTTAACAGACAGATCTATCGAGATGCCCTCCGTAGGAATCTTTTGGTTAATGTGGTGGACTCCCCCGAGTGCTGTAACTTTATTATGCCGGCTTTTGTTAAAAGGGGGGACCTCTTACTGAGTGTCTCTACAGGCGGGAAAAGTCCGGCTCTGGCCGGGAAAATTCGTAAAAAATGGGAGGATGAGTTTGGAGAAGAATATCAACTGTTTTTGGAAGTTCTGGGAGAATTGAGGGAAAAAATCCAGGGACACATTCAGGATCCTCTTCTCAGAAAAAAACTCATCCATCAAATTCTCGATTCGGATCTCCTGGATCTACTCAGACAGGGTGATTTCGAATCTGCCCACGAAAGAAAGTTAGCCTTGCTGAAAGAAATAGGACGCTATGAGGGATAA
- a CDS encoding uroporphyrinogen-III synthase has protein sequence MRDKSSPLLGKRILVTRAQEQAGMLVKLLEEQGAKPLEFPVIEIVPPASWEKLDQAISRLEDYTWLIFTSVNGVKYFLQRLTFNGKDLRNLKDIRICTIGPGTAAALEKLGIQVHWIPDEYRAEAIVAGLGKELIGRRVLLPRAEIARDLLPEQLKKLGVEIEVVTAYRTIQAPYSADQIRALLQAQEVDMITFTSSSTVRNFLNLFEEGERIGLLGRTLLACIGPITAETVRKFGLSPHIVASEYTIPGLVRAIVEFYRSV, from the coding sequence ATGAGGGATAAATCTAGCCCGTTATTGGGAAAACGGATCTTAGTGACCAGGGCACAAGAACAGGCCGGTATGCTGGTTAAATTACTCGAGGAGCAGGGTGCAAAACCCCTGGAGTTTCCAGTTATCGAAATTGTGCCCCCGGCCAGTTGGGAAAAACTAGATCAGGCCATATCCCGGCTTGAAGATTACACCTGGCTTATCTTTACCAGTGTAAATGGGGTCAAATACTTTCTCCAACGTTTAACCTTCAACGGAAAAGATCTCCGGAATTTAAAAGATATCCGGATATGTACCATCGGTCCCGGAACTGCGGCTGCCCTGGAAAAACTGGGTATTCAGGTCCACTGGATTCCCGATGAATATCGGGCCGAGGCCATCGTGGCAGGCCTTGGAAAGGAGTTAATAGGCCGGCGTGTTTTGCTTCCTCGGGCCGAAATAGCCCGGGATCTGTTGCCAGAACAGCTTAAAAAGCTGGGGGTTGAAATCGAGGTCGTTACGGCTTATCGAACGATTCAAGCCCCCTACTCTGCCGATCAAATCCGAGCGCTTTTGCAAGCTCAAGAGGTGGATATGATTACTTTCACAAGCTCATCGACAGTTAGGAACTTTCTAAATCTCTTCGAGGAAGGTGAAAGGATCGGGCTCCTTGGAAGGACCCTCCTGGCCTGTATCGGACCGATTACCGCCGAAACGGTGAGAAAATTCGGTCTTTCCCCCCATATTGTGGCTTCTGAATATACAATACCCGGATTAGTTCGGGCTATTGTAGAGTTTTACCGATCGGTTTAA